The sequence TCAGCGTCAGCGATTCCCACAACAGACAGGGAACGCCCGTGTCTGGCAGGCCCTGCTGGCAGTCCTTGCTGCTCAGAATCAGGTCTGGCCGCGCATCCTCAAGAATCATCGCCACCCGCTCGGCGGGGGTGCCAGGGTCCAGTGGCAAATACGCCGCCCCGCTTTTCAGAATGGCCAGCAGCGCTGTCGGCAAACAATTTTCTCGGGGCAAGGCAACGGCGACGACCTTGCCCGGACCAATACCGCGTTCGCGCAGTAGCTGACACAGCGGGTTTACCCGATCCGCCAGCTCACGGTAGCTCATTACCGCCGACGCATCGCTGAGGACCGGGCGATCGGCAAAGTGAGCAACACTTTGCTCAAACAACCCCGGCCAGAAAGCTGCAGGCAACGGCGACTCGGTGTCGTTCCAAGCCTGCAACTGGCTGCGACGCTCATCCGCCGACAACAGATCGAAGTCACCAATAGGGCTGTTCGGCGCCTGAATCATGGCCTCGACCAGACGACCGAGGCGGTCGCGATGCTCATCCAGTTCCAACTGGCTGTACAGCGCCGGGTTGGCATCGATAACAATGTGCAGCCCCTGCTTTTCGCCACGGTCAAAGACAAACACGGTCATGTCTTCAACAGTGCCATTGGAGAGGTTGTGAATACTGCAATGGTGGCCGCCGAAGCCAAAGTCATAATCAAAGGGCTCGATATTCACGCCCATCCAGGAAATCTGCTGGCCGCTGCCCAGCAGACCGAGATCGCGCCGCAGCTCTTCGTAGCGATACTGCTGATGGCGCAGCGCGCTGCGCACGACCTTGGCCGTCTGCCCCAGCAACTCGACAAGACTCTGCTCATCGCCCATCGCCAAGCGAATCGCCACGGCATTCGCCATCATCGACGGAATGCTGCGCAGACGACGATTCACCCTTGCCGTCACCGGCATACCGAAGACCAGATCCTGTTGACCACTCATTCGATAGGTATACGCCGCCAGCATGCTGATCAACAGCTGCGGCACACTTCCCCCCGCCTGCTGTGCGATGTCACGCAACTGTGCGGAGCGCTCCAGCGACAGGACCAGCGCGCTGCGACGCAGGCCGCCGCTGCGCGGAGCACTGCGCTGCGACAGGGAAATGGCATCGGGCAGGCCGGCCAGTTGAGACTTCCAATAGTCGCGATCGCGCTCAATACGCGATGACTCCCGGTAGGCCTTTTCTTCTTCCAACTGCTGCACCAACGGCAGAAACGGGCTTTCTCCGATGTCGCCGCCAGCGAGCAGGCCGTTATAGATATCCGCCAGACGACGGGCCAACAAACCGCCGCCAAAGCCGTCCAAGGTGATGTGGTGACAGCGCTGATACCAGAAATAACGCTGTTCAGATAACTTGATCAGTACGCCCAGCCAAAGGGCTTCTCGCTCCAGGTCCACGGGACGCGAGACCTCATCATTCATCCAGCGCAGAGCGTGCGCCTCTGCATCGTCTTCGGCGCTGAAATCGAGGAAAGGGAATTCACCCGGATACTGTTCATTGACTAACTGGCGCGCACCCTCTGCGGTCTCCACAATCTGCACGCGGGTGGATTCCGCCTCTTTCGTGAGCAGCTGACTGGCTTTCAGAAACGTCGGCACATCGACGTCACCGCCAATATCCACATATTCAGCCAGCTTGTAGACCGCATCGCTGGGGCCGATTTTCTCACCCATCCACATGCCGCGTTGAGCACTTGCGATGGGTAGCAGTCGATTAAATGCCTCGTCATCCGATGGCGTAGTGCCTGGACGGCGGAAGGGTTCGGTGTTCAGCGGAGCAGGTCTTTCCCGTTTGCTCTGCGGCTTGTTGTAGTCCGTTTGTTGGGGCGGCGGCTGTTCCATCGTAGTCGTCTCTCGGCTAGGCAAATTTTTAAACAGACGAACTCTTCTCACGGCAAGCGGGAGTTCTTGGTCTGCGAAGTTTCTTATTATTGAGAAGGAACAGCGCGTGGCGTCGGCTTGGCTGTTCGTTAGGTCGATAATAGAGAGATAGGCGATTGGACAGGCGTGATACACATCACAGAGAAAACATGAAAATACGAATTTCCCCTTATTTTTCAATGCATTACTACACACTTACACCGAACTGTGACACACACAATAATGTAGAAATGTGCTGTAGTGGCGAGCAGAGGAACACCTTCCTCAAGGGAATCAATAAGTTATAACAAGAAGCAATATCATTACCAGAAGAGTCGCGGCGGACAGGCAAAATGCTGACAGCAACGTCAAGAAAATAGACAAAAGGGTGACTGAAGAAAGAAGCCTATCAGGCTGGCTTGGCGGCGCGCATTGCCTTATCAACCTGCCTGTTCAAGGATGCCTCATACGCCTTCAGAATCGGGTGCACTGAATGCCGGGGCTTCGCCGCACGCAAGCCCAACTCGTCGACATTGCGCAGGGATAAGTCCAGAAACTCCGCCAGCGCCGTCATTGTCTCGCCGGGGTTTTGCACCAGCTGTGCGTAGTCCACCTCTACGGCCTGATTGCCCGGCATCGCTGCCAGTTGTTGGCGATAACTGACGACTTCCCTGGCCACGTGTCTGGCCAGCATGGGCCGAGCGAGCAGCGCTATCGCCCGTTCTCCCAGCACTGCTCGCAGACCACGCATCAACAACCAAATCAGGTAGCCCTTGCGATATCCCTTACGACCATTGCCTGTATCCAGCAGCATTTCCAAGTAGTGTTGAGGACCGTCGAGGTAGGCGAGAAATGCATTGAGCATGCTGTTTAACACCGCAATCGGTTCGCGACTGATATAAATGAACCGGGCTTGCTCATAGCGCCCGGCAATCCAGCGCGCATTCGCGGTATCCCAAGGGTTTTTGAGCAATACCGCTTCGCTGTCGGGTTCCAGGGCCAACAGCTTGCGGCACATTTCCTCAAACAGTGGCGCTGTATCATCACTAAGCTTGAAACTGCCTCCCAATCGCCGCAGCAGAAAACCGTACTCTTCCACCTCATCGGCCGCGACCGGCACGCTGTCAATTTTGCGGTCGCGAATGCCCAGTGCCGCAAAACAGGCATCCAGTTTCCGCTGATCCACGTCTGCTTGTCCGTCTCTTGCGTTGCAGAGCAAGCGCCGATAGTAAAAAAGTCGGTAGAGGCTTAGCTGGGAAAGCGGGAAAGCACGGGCCACACTGTCGTAGAGAAACGTGGTGCCCGATCGGTGCAGGCCCATGATAAATACGGGCCGCACAGGCAAGCTGGCCAGCGGCGCAATCAGCTCACGATCTTCATCACTGCGGGGAAAATCGGGATCGACGGGGTATTGCACAAACTCCTCCAGAGTGAGCAAGATGACTGGGCAGCACACTCTAGCGGATTAATGCATAAAAAATACCTACCCAGTCGCCGTTTTATGGCGAGAGCGGCAGCTACAACTCTCCCGCACGGCGCAGCAGGTGATAGTAAATCCTTACCGCCTGCACATAACTGGCTTGTGATACCCGCTCATCGGTACCGTGAATCCCGCGCATTTCTTCGGGACCGATTTCAAACCCCACAAAACGGTAGCTATTCTCAGCGACCGCCTCGTAATGACGCGCATCCGTCGCCGCCACGACTAAACGCGGTGCCACAATGGCCTCCGGGGCAATTTGTGAAACCAGTTCACCCAGCACACGGAAGCCTGCAGAATCGGGTGAAGCCACTTTGGACGGGTTGCTGCCAAAGCCGCCATAGGGGCGAATGCTCACCCGGGGGTCATCAACAATTGCGGTCACCGCCTTGATCACCGACTCTACCGTATCGCCCGGCAGAATACGGAAGTTGACGACGGCACTGGCCTTAATCGGCAACACATTATCCTGCACGCTGCCCTGCAGCATGGTGACTGCCGTTGTGGTGCGCAGCCCCGCATTAATCGCCGGCTCTGCAGCCAACTGCCGCTCCAGCAGCGGGCCGAACAACCAGGTATTGGCAAACAACAGGCGCTGATAAAACGGGATGGCATCGCCGAGATAGCGGATAAAATCCACCGTATAGTCCAGGGTCGCTGGCAGCGGATTGGCTTCCAGGCGGGCAACAGCCGCCGCAATCACACCCGCCGCCGTTTGTGGCGGCGGCATGGACGAATGTCCACCACCGCCAGACGCGCTGAACTCGAGACTGAGAAAGC comes from Spongiibacter tropicus DSM 19543 and encodes:
- a CDS encoding sulfotransferase, with the translated sequence MQYPVDPDFPRSDEDRELIAPLASLPVRPVFIMGLHRSGTTFLYDSVARAFPLSQLSLYRLFYYRRLLCNARDGQADVDQRKLDACFAALGIRDRKIDSVPVAADEVEEYGFLLRRLGGSFKLSDDTAPLFEEMCRKLLALEPDSEAVLLKNPWDTANARWIAGRYEQARFIYISREPIAVLNSMLNAFLAYLDGPQHYLEMLLDTGNGRKGYRKGYLIWLLMRGLRAVLGERAIALLARPMLARHVAREVVSYRQQLAAMPGNQAVEVDYAQLVQNPGETMTALAEFLDLSLRNVDELGLRAAKPRHSVHPILKAYEASLNRQVDKAMRAAKPA
- a CDS encoding M20/M25/M40 family metallo-hydrolase — its product is MKRILVGLAAALCLLIAVLVVRTLQFVPPEQAVGNSLVEVEWQAEPLVDGLAAALRYPTISYDDPQKVDQQAFADFHDFLRQRFPQVFETLSVQRFDNSLLLHWAGADSAAKPIMLIAHQDVVPVIPGTEEDWSYPPFSGTLVDGYIWGRGALDDKASLMGILESAERLLGEGFVPPRDIYLGFGADEEVGGEGAKAMAAWLGERGISLAFLLDEGGAIAKGMLPGVDEPLALIGPAEKGFLSLEFSASGGGGHSSMPPPQTAAGVIAAAVARLEANPLPATLDYTVDFIRYLGDAIPFYQRLLFANTWLFGPLLERQLAAEPAINAGLRTTTAVTMLQGSVQDNVLPIKASAVVNFRILPGDTVESVIKAVTAIVDDPRVSIRPYGGFGSNPSKVASPDSAGFRVLGELVSQIAPEAIVAPRLVVAATDARHYEAVAENSYRFVGFEIGPEEMRGIHGTDERVSQASYVQAVRIYYHLLRRAGEL